In one Balneolales bacterium ANBcel1 genomic region, the following are encoded:
- a CDS encoding YebC/PmpR family DNA-binding transcriptional regulator codes for MAGHSKWANIKHKKAGADAARSKIFSRIIRELTIAARDGGGDPAGNPRLSLAISNAKSNNMPKDNIERAIKKGTGELSSGQAYEEVVYEGYGPGGVAYFVEATTDNATRTVGEVRHAFTRFGGNLGNSGSVSYLFDQKGIITVPADGVDKEELMLEAIEGGAEDINDENPEMLEVSTLREDLAAVRTHLEQAGYTINNADLQWIPKTEVKLDESTALTNFKLMSFLEDNDDVSNVFNNMKMDDETLAVAEQL; via the coding sequence ATGGCAGGACATTCCAAATGGGCAAACATCAAGCACAAGAAAGCCGGTGCCGACGCCGCCCGCTCGAAAATTTTCAGCCGGATCATCCGGGAGCTTACCATCGCCGCACGTGACGGTGGCGGTGACCCGGCAGGTAACCCCCGCCTGAGTCTCGCCATATCCAATGCCAAATCCAACAACATGCCCAAAGACAACATCGAACGGGCAATTAAGAAAGGAACCGGCGAACTGAGCAGCGGCCAGGCGTATGAAGAAGTGGTTTACGAGGGGTACGGACCCGGCGGGGTCGCCTATTTTGTAGAGGCCACCACCGATAACGCGACACGTACGGTCGGCGAAGTGCGCCACGCGTTCACCCGTTTTGGTGGAAATCTTGGAAACAGCGGATCTGTCTCCTATCTGTTCGACCAGAAAGGGATCATCACCGTTCCTGCCGACGGCGTGGACAAGGAAGAGCTGATGCTGGAAGCCATCGAAGGCGGCGCCGAGGATATCAACGATGAAAATCCGGAAATGCTGGAAGTGTCGACCCTCCGCGAAGATCTCGCCGCAGTGCGCACCCATCTCGAACAGGCCGGCTATACCATCAATAACGCCGATCTCCAATGGATTCCGAAAACCGAGGTAAAACTGGATGAATCGACCGCCCTCACCAATTTCAAATTGATGAGTTTTCTGGAAGACAACGACGACGTCAGCAACGTGTTTAACAACATGAAAATGGATGATGAAACCCTGGCCGTTGCCGAGCAGCTCTGA
- a CDS encoding PAS domain S-box protein, with product MKSLSWVMDELRKYHLFRLNPLNITLIYLVLGFLWIAFSDRVLEQMVDDPATLTRLQTGKGWFYVTVTAVLLYFLVNRYKFGITHLRSAYARTFRQYRELLENGNQIVVRVDKDTQLHYVNPKLVMEMGYRPGDVQTLDDIEALIHENDRQRFGEIRKFIASPDENRRKWQLRIRHREEKWRWFLIIAADGRALANVESCLLFIRDIHDENILYEQLREANERFEHLFQEAPVGYHSLDNKMMFIDVNSAELEILGCRREEVIGVKSLADFLEGDDLEAFENHKKEIVEKGAVRNRYYDIRRKDGTVRSVILNAKGFFDESDRLVYTIGNILDLTEKLKAEKELHEAYDELRSLNATLEDKVRERTRELEAANKELEAFAYSVSHDLRAPLRGIDGFSKALLDQYSDTLDQKGRGYLKRVRSASRKMGELIDDLLALSRISRTPLNTEVVDLAELITEIFEALRKNNPEADAELILRSQEQQNDSASAHSMVGDSSDSSGNGRLHAMEVAGDRRLLEIVFQNLIDNAWKFSSRREKIVIEAGVDRIDGDKVFYVRDHGAGFNMKYYEKLFDVFQRLHTQQEFPGTGIGLATVQRIINRHSGRVWAESQPDNGAVFYVSFPDAREVTMD from the coding sequence ATGAAATCATTGAGTTGGGTTATGGATGAGTTGCGCAAATACCACCTGTTTCGTCTCAATCCTCTGAATATTACCCTGATTTATCTGGTGCTGGGGTTTTTGTGGATCGCTTTTTCCGACCGGGTACTGGAGCAGATGGTGGATGACCCGGCGACCCTGACCCGGTTGCAGACCGGCAAGGGATGGTTCTACGTAACCGTAACGGCCGTTCTGCTTTATTTCCTGGTCAATCGCTACAAATTCGGGATTACCCATCTGCGCTCGGCTTATGCGCGCACATTCCGGCAATACAGGGAACTGCTTGAGAATGGAAACCAGATTGTTGTAAGGGTGGATAAGGATACCCAACTGCACTATGTCAACCCGAAGCTGGTAATGGAAATGGGGTACCGGCCCGGGGACGTTCAGACGCTGGATGATATTGAGGCCCTCATTCATGAGAACGATCGACAGCGCTTCGGGGAGATAAGAAAATTTATTGCATCACCGGATGAAAATAGACGCAAGTGGCAGCTGCGCATCCGGCATAGAGAGGAAAAATGGCGATGGTTTTTGATCATTGCCGCCGATGGCAGGGCGCTGGCCAATGTGGAGAGCTGCCTGCTATTCATTCGGGATATCCATGACGAGAACATATTGTATGAACAGCTCAGAGAGGCCAACGAACGTTTTGAACATCTCTTTCAGGAGGCCCCGGTTGGTTATCACTCGCTGGATAACAAGATGATGTTCATTGATGTCAATTCTGCGGAACTGGAAATCCTGGGCTGCAGGCGCGAGGAGGTGATTGGAGTCAAATCTCTGGCCGACTTTCTGGAAGGTGATGATCTCGAAGCGTTTGAAAATCACAAAAAGGAGATTGTTGAAAAGGGGGCCGTTAGAAACCGGTACTATGACATCAGGAGAAAAGACGGAACCGTTCGGTCGGTGATTCTCAACGCGAAAGGTTTTTTTGACGAAAGCGACCGGCTGGTCTACACCATCGGAAATATTCTGGATCTAACCGAAAAGCTCAAGGCCGAAAAGGAGCTTCACGAAGCGTATGATGAGCTTCGCAGCTTGAACGCCACACTGGAGGACAAAGTCAGGGAACGGACCCGCGAACTTGAGGCCGCCAACAAAGAGCTGGAGGCATTCGCCTATTCTGTGTCGCACGACCTCAGAGCGCCCCTGCGCGGTATTGACGGGTTCAGCAAGGCGTTATTAGACCAATACAGTGATACCCTTGATCAAAAAGGGCGGGGATACCTGAAGCGGGTCAGGTCGGCCTCCCGTAAGATGGGGGAACTGATCGATGACCTGCTTGCATTGTCACGGATCTCCAGAACCCCGTTGAACACCGAAGTCGTCGATCTCGCCGAGCTGATCACAGAAATATTTGAAGCGCTTCGGAAGAATAATCCGGAGGCGGATGCCGAGCTTATTCTAAGGTCTCAGGAACAGCAGAATGACAGCGCCAGCGCACACAGTATGGTCGGTGACTCGTCGGATAGCTCGGGCAATGGCAGGCTACACGCGATGGAGGTAGCGGGAGACCGCCGGCTCCTGGAAATCGTTTTTCAGAATTTGATTGATAATGCGTGGAAGTTTTCATCCCGTCGGGAGAAAATCGTCATTGAGGCGGGAGTTGACCGGATAGACGGAGATAAGGTGTTCTATGTCAGGGATCACGGGGCCGGTTTCAACATGAAATATTACGAAAAACTCTTTGATGTATTCCAGAGACTGCATACGCAGCAGGAGTTTCCAGGTACAGGCATCGGCCTGGCCACGGTTCAGCGAATCATCAACCGCCACAGCGGAAGGGTCTGGGCCGAATCGCAGCCGGATAACGGAGCGGTGTTCTATGTGTCGTTTCCGGACGCCAGAGAGGTTACGATGGATTAA
- a CDS encoding putative oxidoreductase C-terminal domain-containing protein, translating into MKLLYSLIPLVLLTVFACEADRDAAPDRQSEAPGMQENVAFMNLNPGHFHAGLIHLNHYPQVDSTVYVYAPEGEELNSYLNMIRQFNQRDENPTRWEAEVYTGEDYLQRMLEEQPGNVMVVAGNNARKIEYVSRAVDNGIHVLSDKPMIIAPDQFPLLQNALESADRQGIVLNDMMTERHEITNILMRELSQIPELFGEQRQGSPEEPAIKKESVHFFYKTVAGETLIRPAWFFDVKQQGEAIVDVSTHLVDQVLWKAFPDDAVDFRNPDDGVDVVHAEIWHTDLSDDQFTLITGTEAFPAYLMDDVEDNILKVASNGSFVFEVRGVYAKVSAQWGFTNPDGGDTHYSVMRGTRADLVIRQDLEQDFVATLYVVPADEADEDFERVLQEALGSLGDTYEGLSARHTEFGWEISIPEAYVETHEEHFTRVTQRFLEALEIGRIPEWERVNLETKYFLTTRAYEKSR; encoded by the coding sequence ATGAAACTATTATATAGCCTGATTCCCCTTGTCCTGTTAACGGTATTTGCCTGTGAAGCTGACCGTGACGCCGCCCCCGACCGGCAGTCGGAAGCGCCTGGCATGCAGGAAAACGTAGCATTCATGAACCTTAATCCCGGCCATTTCCATGCCGGGCTGATTCATTTGAACCACTATCCGCAAGTAGATTCGACGGTATATGTATACGCCCCGGAAGGAGAGGAGCTCAACTCCTATCTGAACATGATCCGGCAGTTCAACCAGCGTGATGAGAACCCCACCCGATGGGAGGCCGAAGTCTATACCGGGGAGGATTATCTGCAGAGGATGCTGGAAGAACAGCCGGGAAATGTCATGGTCGTTGCCGGGAATAACGCGCGCAAAATCGAGTATGTGAGTCGTGCCGTGGACAACGGCATTCATGTACTGTCGGACAAGCCGATGATTATCGCCCCGGATCAGTTTCCGCTGCTGCAGAATGCGCTGGAGTCGGCCGACCGGCAGGGAATCGTGCTCAATGACATGATGACCGAGCGCCATGAAATTACCAATATTCTGATGAGAGAGCTTTCGCAGATTCCGGAACTGTTCGGTGAACAGCGGCAGGGCAGCCCGGAAGAGCCGGCCATTAAAAAAGAAAGCGTTCATTTTTTCTACAAGACGGTCGCCGGCGAGACCCTCATCCGGCCGGCCTGGTTTTTTGATGTAAAACAGCAGGGAGAGGCGATTGTGGATGTATCCACCCACCTGGTCGATCAGGTGTTGTGGAAGGCATTTCCGGACGATGCGGTTGACTTCCGGAATCCGGACGACGGGGTGGATGTCGTCCATGCCGAAATCTGGCATACCGATTTGAGCGATGACCAGTTTACGCTTATCACCGGAACGGAGGCGTTTCCGGCGTACCTGATGGATGATGTTGAGGACAATATTCTCAAGGTGGCCTCCAACGGATCTTTTGTATTTGAGGTGCGGGGTGTGTACGCGAAAGTATCCGCCCAGTGGGGTTTTACCAATCCGGATGGCGGCGACACCCATTACTCCGTGATGCGCGGCACCCGGGCCGATCTTGTTATTCGCCAGGATCTGGAACAGGATTTTGTCGCCACGCTGTATGTGGTTCCGGCCGATGAAGCGGACGAAGATTTCGAGAGGGTGTTACAAGAGGCGCTTGGTAGCCTCGGTGATACCTATGAGGGGCTCTCGGCCCGTCATACGGAATTCGGCTGGGAGATCTCCATCCCTGAAGCGTATGTGGAAACCCATGAAGAGCATTTTACAAGGGTAACCCAGCGCTTTTTGGAAGCTCTGGAAATCGGCCGGATTCCCGAATGGGAGCGCGTAAACCTGGAAACCAAATACTTTCTCACGACCCGCGCCTACGAGAAGAGCAGATAA
- a CDS encoding histidine kinase dimerization/phosphoacceptor domain -containing protein, whose translation MSGTQPIKVLLVEDNEDDAALIRLELEKAGYDVHMVRVETSDSLIEALDREQWDVLISDYNLPGFDGMTALELVRSRDNDIPFILVSGTVGEEFAVEAVIAGANDYVMKDNLKRVPVAVRREVRNKRLRDQKREADDKVRESLREKDVMLKEIHHRVKNNLAVISALLTMQSDYVEDERSQELFMDSVGRIKSMALIHEKLYQSELLAKIEMKDYLRELADTIERTYQSGNADIRLELSTDDTTMDITKAIPCGLIVNELLSNAFKHAFTGREKGRIQLKLKKKAGRDHCCELQVSDDGIGVPQEAITGNGSSLGYTIIQGLANQISADLKVENHGGTTVTLCFDSCP comes from the coding sequence ATGTCAGGAACCCAGCCGATAAAAGTCCTTCTGGTGGAGGACAACGAAGACGACGCCGCCCTGATCCGCCTGGAGCTGGAAAAAGCGGGGTATGATGTGCACATGGTGCGGGTGGAGACCTCCGATAGCCTTATTGAGGCGCTTGACCGGGAGCAATGGGATGTTTTGATCAGTGACTACAACCTGCCCGGATTCGACGGAATGACAGCGCTTGAGTTGGTCAGAAGCCGGGATAACGACATCCCTTTTATACTGGTTTCAGGTACGGTCGGAGAGGAGTTTGCCGTGGAAGCGGTGATTGCCGGGGCGAACGACTACGTGATGAAAGACAATCTCAAACGTGTCCCGGTGGCCGTGCGACGGGAAGTCAGAAACAAGCGCCTGCGTGACCAGAAACGCGAAGCGGACGATAAAGTCCGGGAATCTCTCCGGGAAAAAGATGTGATGCTCAAGGAGATTCATCACCGGGTGAAGAACAACCTGGCGGTCATTTCGGCCCTGCTGACGATGCAGTCCGACTATGTCGAGGATGAGCGATCGCAGGAGCTGTTCATGGACAGTGTCGGCCGGATCAAGTCGATGGCGCTGATCCATGAAAAGCTGTATCAATCGGAGTTGCTGGCCAAAATCGAGATGAAAGACTATCTGCGTGAACTGGCCGATACGATTGAGCGCACCTACCAGAGTGGAAACGCTGATATTCGACTGGAACTATCGACCGATGATACAACCATGGATATCACAAAAGCCATCCCCTGCGGCCTGATCGTCAATGAGCTGCTTTCCAACGCGTTCAAACACGCGTTCACCGGAAGGGAAAAAGGCAGGATTCAGCTGAAGCTGAAAAAAAAGGCCGGCCGGGATCACTGCTGTGAATTGCAGGTGAGTGATGATGGCATTGGAGTTCCGCAAGAGGCGATTACCGGCAATGGATCATCGCTCGGTTATACCATTATCCAGGGGCTGGCAAATCAGATATCTGCGGATCTGAAGGTGGAAAACCATGGAGGCACGACCGTTACCCTCTGTTTCGACTCCTGCCCCTAG
- a CDS encoding PmoA family protein — MKRFFINGFGCFFPTLILVLLLMPSGHLYARTSASGTDGGSDAVILAEISVAAGEATYYNTPVTAVLEGVSLKLADGRLQLIEVTGGEPVPVASQLFPGTPDRLAWILEGETGPAEERVFQLWSVSADRPEHGREHPATVEDDGENLIVSIGGKPVLSYRHAHMGTPDGVDEIFGRSGYIHPVWSPGGQVLSRIQPPDHYHHYGIWNPWTSTEFRGRGVDFWNLGQGQGAVTSRQVPERLNGAVAAGFRALHDHIVFEESGRETVALSEQWVVTAWKADSENEWWLVDFVSILNPATEDPLTIREYRYQGFSLRATEAWHDDNTTLLTSGGYDKSNANATRARWIDVNGATEADQGTSGILFMTHPGNFNYPEQLRIWPVGANQGEENVFINFNPAQDRDWVLEPGNSYSLRYRMLIYDGSIDEATADRHWRSFAHPPEVRVRTASADE; from the coding sequence ATGAAAAGATTCTTTATAAACGGGTTTGGCTGCTTTTTTCCCACACTGATTTTGGTTTTACTTTTGATGCCATCGGGCCACTTGTATGCCCGCACTTCCGCATCCGGGACAGACGGTGGAAGTGATGCCGTAATTCTGGCGGAAATCTCGGTAGCCGCCGGAGAGGCGACCTATTACAATACGCCGGTTACGGCCGTACTTGAGGGAGTATCGCTGAAACTGGCCGATGGCAGGCTTCAGTTGATCGAGGTTACGGGAGGAGAACCGGTCCCGGTTGCCAGTCAGCTTTTTCCCGGAACACCGGACCGGCTGGCGTGGATACTGGAGGGTGAAACCGGTCCCGCTGAAGAACGAGTGTTTCAGCTCTGGTCGGTGAGTGCTGATCGGCCGGAACATGGCCGCGAGCATCCTGCCACGGTGGAGGATGACGGCGAGAATTTGATTGTCAGTATCGGCGGAAAGCCGGTACTGAGCTACCGGCACGCGCATATGGGCACTCCCGATGGAGTGGATGAGATCTTTGGCCGGAGCGGCTACATTCACCCGGTCTGGTCGCCGGGAGGGCAGGTGCTGAGCCGCATTCAGCCGCCGGACCACTATCACCATTACGGAATCTGGAACCCATGGACAAGCACGGAATTTCGGGGGCGCGGGGTCGATTTCTGGAACCTCGGACAGGGTCAGGGTGCCGTTACGTCCCGGCAGGTGCCCGAGCGTCTGAACGGTGCCGTGGCCGCGGGTTTTCGTGCTTTGCACGACCACATCGTGTTTGAGGAGTCCGGGCGCGAAACCGTAGCCTTGAGTGAGCAGTGGGTGGTTACGGCATGGAAAGCCGATTCGGAAAACGAATGGTGGCTCGTCGATTTTGTCTCCATACTTAATCCGGCAACGGAGGATCCGCTCACCATCAGGGAGTACCGGTACCAGGGCTTCAGCCTGCGGGCAACCGAGGCGTGGCATGACGACAATACCACCCTGCTCACTTCCGGGGGATACGACAAAAGCAACGCCAATGCCACCCGGGCCCGCTGGATCGATGTGAATGGAGCTACGGAAGCAGATCAGGGAACCTCCGGCATTCTGTTCATGACTCATCCGGGCAACTTCAACTACCCCGAACAGCTCCGCATCTGGCCGGTCGGCGCCAACCAGGGCGAGGAGAACGTGTTTATCAATTTCAATCCGGCCCAGGATCGCGACTGGGTCCTTGAGCCCGGCAACAGCTATTCTCTCAGGTACCGCATGCTGATCTATGACGGAAGTATCGATGAGGCAACAGCAGACCGGCATTGGCGCAGTTTCGCCCATCCTCCCGAAGTACGAGTGCGAACCGCATCCGCCGATGAGTAA
- the sucC gene encoding ADP-forming succinate--CoA ligase subunit beta, translating into MNIHEYQAKELLKSYQVAVPDGISAFTIDEAVEAAETLKAKGATLFIVKAQIHAGGRGKGRTKSSGAKGVILARTIEEVENAASSLLGDTLVTVQTGEAGKKVERLYITDGVDIRKEYYVGVTLDRTRNQNVIMVSTEGGVEIEKVAAETPDKIVKEWVEPGLPLQPNQARRLAFALGLSGEPFKKAVKFIGALYKAFEATDASIIEINPLALTDDNDIVALDAKINFDDNALYRQPEIAQLRDESEEDPLELEAAASSLNYIKLDGNVGCMVNGAGLAMATMDMIKLAGGEPANFLDVGGGANVDTVRNGFRIILKDPNVEAILINIFGGIVRCDRVANGIIEAAKDPEISRKLETIPLIVRLQGTNAEEGKALIDESGLNVISAVLLKEAAEEVTRTIGA; encoded by the coding sequence ATGAATATCCACGAATACCAGGCCAAAGAGCTTCTGAAATCCTATCAGGTTGCCGTCCCGGACGGAATTTCCGCATTCACTATTGATGAAGCTGTGGAAGCGGCCGAAACGCTAAAGGCAAAGGGCGCAACTCTTTTTATCGTCAAGGCGCAGATTCATGCCGGTGGCCGCGGGAAGGGGCGGACGAAATCCTCCGGCGCCAAGGGAGTGATTCTGGCCAGGACGATAGAGGAGGTTGAGAATGCGGCTTCATCGCTGCTGGGCGATACACTGGTTACCGTGCAGACCGGCGAGGCCGGGAAAAAGGTGGAACGGCTCTATATCACCGATGGCGTGGACATCCGGAAGGAGTATTATGTCGGTGTTACGCTGGACCGCACCCGCAACCAGAATGTGATTATGGTCTCAACGGAAGGGGGAGTCGAAATCGAAAAGGTTGCCGCCGAAACACCGGATAAAATCGTCAAGGAATGGGTGGAGCCCGGCCTGCCTCTGCAACCGAACCAGGCGCGCCGACTGGCTTTCGCGCTGGGATTGAGCGGAGAACCGTTTAAAAAGGCCGTGAAGTTTATCGGGGCACTCTACAAGGCGTTTGAAGCCACCGACGCATCCATCATTGAGATCAACCCGCTGGCACTCACCGACGACAACGACATAGTGGCGCTTGACGCCAAAATCAATTTCGACGACAACGCGCTCTATCGCCAACCTGAAATCGCTCAGCTGCGCGACGAATCGGAGGAAGATCCGCTGGAACTGGAAGCCGCCGCATCCAGCCTCAACTACATCAAACTGGACGGTAACGTCGGATGCATGGTGAACGGGGCCGGACTCGCCATGGCCACCATGGATATGATCAAACTGGCGGGCGGCGAACCTGCCAATTTCCTCGACGTCGGCGGTGGCGCCAATGTGGATACCGTTCGCAACGGTTTCCGAATCATTCTCAAAGATCCCAATGTGGAGGCGATTCTGATCAATATTTTTGGTGGTATCGTTCGCTGCGACCGTGTGGCCAACGGCATCATCGAAGCGGCCAAAGATCCCGAGATCTCACGGAAACTGGAAACAATCCCGTTGATCGTTCGCCTTCAGGGTACCAATGCCGAAGAGGGAAAAGCACTGATCGACGAAAGCGGACTGAATGTGATCTCCGCGGTATTGCTGAAAGAGGCCGCCGAAGAGGTGACCCGAACCATCGGAGCATAA
- a CDS encoding response regulator, with the protein MEVDNRHILLVEDNPDDIELTLMALEQSNILNEVVVAEDGEKALELLLPDNGGAPDNELPAVVLLDLNMPKVGGLEVLRRVRKNERTRKLPVVILTSSKEDQDIIRGYELGANSYIRKPVDFENFVEAVRQLGLYWLVLNEPPS; encoded by the coding sequence ATGGAAGTTGATAACCGACATATACTTCTGGTAGAAGACAATCCCGATGACATTGAGCTTACGCTTATGGCATTGGAGCAGAGTAATATCCTGAACGAAGTGGTGGTGGCCGAGGACGGCGAAAAGGCTCTGGAGCTTTTGCTTCCCGATAACGGAGGCGCACCCGACAACGAGCTGCCTGCCGTGGTTTTGCTTGATCTCAACATGCCCAAGGTAGGCGGACTGGAAGTGCTCCGCCGGGTGAGGAAGAACGAGCGCACGCGGAAGTTGCCGGTTGTAATTCTGACCTCCTCGAAAGAAGATCAGGATATCATCAGGGGATATGAACTCGGAGCAAACAGCTACATCCGTAAACCGGTTGATTTTGAGAACTTTGTTGAGGCCGTCAGGCAGCTGGGGTTGTATTGGCTTGTACTTAATGAACCTCCCTCATGA
- the bshA gene encoding N-acetyl-alpha-D-glucosaminyl L-malate synthase BshA — MSLFAYLKAKITTSRISYSMNIGIVLYPTYGGSGVVATELGKGLASRGHNVHFISYARPMRLDEFHENITFHEVTFSAYPLFEYPPYDLALASHLVDIITYQKLDLLHVHYAIPHATSAYLAKQILGEAGQKIPVVTTLHGTDITIVGSDPSYTPVVTFSINKSDGVTAVSDYLRDETYKRFEIEKKIEVIPNFIDLDRFRKSEQSHFKKALCPNGEKVLVHVSNFREVKRVSDTVEIFYHVLEQGVKAHLLLVGDGPDRQKVETRCRELKICDKVRFLGKQEKIEDILSIADLFLIPSGSETFGLAALEAMSCSVPVISSNIGGLPELNLHGETGYLCDLGDTESMGKYAVSILSDEELQSKLSENARKRAEVFEQSLVINHYETFYKEVMQEMEVRA, encoded by the coding sequence ATGTCTCTTTTTGCGTATCTTAAGGCAAAAATCACTACTTCTCGTATTTCCTATTCCATGAATATCGGTATCGTACTATATCCCACCTACGGCGGCAGCGGTGTAGTGGCCACAGAGCTGGGCAAAGGGCTGGCATCACGCGGCCACAACGTCCATTTTATCAGTTACGCCCGCCCGATGAGGCTCGACGAGTTTCATGAAAACATAACGTTTCATGAGGTCACCTTTTCGGCCTATCCGCTGTTTGAGTATCCTCCCTATGACCTTGCGCTGGCAAGCCATCTGGTGGATATTATCACCTATCAGAAGCTGGATCTGCTGCATGTACATTACGCGATTCCGCATGCCACTTCGGCCTATCTGGCGAAACAGATCCTGGGTGAAGCCGGTCAGAAAATTCCGGTGGTGACCACCCTGCACGGTACCGACATTACCATTGTGGGCAGCGACCCGAGCTACACGCCGGTCGTGACCTTCTCCATCAACAAAAGCGACGGGGTAACGGCCGTATCCGATTATCTGAGAGATGAAACCTACAAGCGGTTTGAAATTGAAAAGAAGATCGAAGTCATCCCCAATTTCATCGATCTGGATCGGTTCAGGAAATCGGAACAAAGCCATTTCAAGAAAGCACTGTGTCCGAACGGCGAGAAAGTGCTGGTGCATGTGAGCAATTTTCGGGAAGTGAAGCGGGTCAGCGATACGGTGGAGATTTTTTACCATGTGTTGGAACAGGGAGTGAAGGCGCACCTGCTGCTGGTGGGAGACGGACCTGACCGCCAGAAGGTGGAGACGCGCTGCCGGGAGCTGAAAATCTGCGACAAGGTTCGATTCCTCGGGAAGCAGGAGAAAATTGAGGACATCCTCTCCATTGCCGACCTGTTTCTTATTCCTTCCGGATCGGAGACGTTCGGCCTGGCCGCGCTGGAGGCGATGAGCTGCAGCGTACCGGTGATCAGCTCCAATATCGGAGGGCTGCCGGAACTGAATCTCCATGGGGAGACCGGCTATCTCTGCGACCTTGGTGACACCGAGTCGATGGGCAAGTATGCCGTCTCTATCCTGAGTGATGAAGAGCTCCAGAGCAAATTGTCAGAGAATGCCCGAAAAAGGGCCGAAGTGTTTGAGCAGTCTCTGGTGATCAACCACTACGAGACGTTTTACAAGGAGGTTATGCAGGAGATGGAGGTTCGGGCCTGA
- a CDS encoding Gfo/Idh/MocA family oxidoreductase, translated as MKKKNGMTRREYLKTSLIGSAGVFMAPAIVPSTVFGKTAPSNNIQVGQIGFGRISRVHNLPSTMRLPGVRVVAVCDVDTRRMEDGKRFIENWYAENKGSEEYIDVKMYQYYREMLEQSDIDAVIISTPDHAHFLPCIEASVAGKDIFMEKPMSLTVEEGRLMSDILHRNGTVFQLGSQQRSRDPWPHFKRACELVRNGRIGALKTVEVGLPGDPPGGNPAPMPVPATLDYDAWLGTTPKVPYTVDRVHPQEGYGRPGWLRNEQFSAGMITGWGTHHVDTAHWGMGTEHTGPLEVEAEAAFPDDDPGYEGLWNVHGEFRVEAKYAGGTTMIISGDYDNGVRFVGEDGWIFVTRGSGVTDDEPGLNDEDSPLRASDTAILRSEIGPGDIRLYESEEQHANWIRCIRTREQTVAPPEVAHRSCTACLISHIAMKLPRKLRWDPLNERFRNDDEANAMLSRPQRYPYKLSQVPGLLKK; from the coding sequence ATGAAGAAAAAGAACGGAATGACCCGGCGTGAATATCTGAAAACCTCACTCATCGGTTCGGCCGGTGTGTTTATGGCCCCGGCGATTGTGCCGTCCACGGTTTTCGGAAAAACGGCACCAAGCAATAACATCCAAGTGGGGCAAATCGGGTTTGGAAGAATCTCCCGGGTTCATAATCTGCCCAGCACCATGAGGCTGCCGGGAGTCCGTGTTGTCGCGGTCTGCGATGTCGATACCCGGCGCATGGAGGATGGCAAGCGATTCATCGAAAACTGGTATGCCGAAAACAAGGGCAGCGAAGAGTACATCGATGTAAAAATGTATCAGTACTACCGCGAGATGCTGGAGCAGTCCGACATTGACGCGGTCATCATCAGCACCCCCGATCACGCCCATTTTCTGCCCTGTATCGAGGCCTCGGTCGCCGGAAAGGATATTTTCATGGAAAAGCCGATGTCGCTGACCGTCGAGGAAGGGCGGCTGATGAGCGATATTCTGCACCGTAACGGCACCGTGTTTCAGCTGGGAAGCCAGCAGCGAAGCCGTGATCCGTGGCCGCATTTCAAGCGGGCTTGCGAGCTGGTGAGAAACGGCAGAATCGGAGCCTTGAAAACCGTTGAGGTCGGTCTGCCGGGTGATCCTCCCGGAGGCAATCCTGCTCCCATGCCGGTGCCCGCAACCCTGGACTACGACGCCTGGCTGGGAACCACCCCCAAAGTGCCCTATACCGTTGACCGGGTTCATCCGCAGGAAGGATACGGCCGGCCGGGCTGGCTGCGAAACGAGCAGTTTTCGGCGGGGATGATCACCGGTTGGGGGACACATCACGTGGACACCGCGCACTGGGGGATGGGTACGGAGCATACCGGTCCGCTCGAAGTGGAGGCGGAAGCCGCGTTTCCGGACGATGATCCCGGCTATGAAGGATTGTGGAATGTGCACGGCGAGTTCAGGGTGGAAGCGAAATATGCCGGCGGAACAACCATGATCATTTCCGGGGATTATGACAATGGCGTGCGTTTTGTTGGGGAGGACGGCTGGATTTTTGTTACGCGCGGCAGCGGGGTCACGGATGATGAGCCGGGTTTGAATGACGAGGACTCGCCGCTAAGAGCCAGCGACACCGCAATTTTGCGCTCCGAAATCGGTCCCGGAGACATCCGCCTGTATGAATCCGAAGAACAGCACGCCAACTGGATCCGTTGTATCCGCACGCGGGAACAGACCGTGGCGCCTCCGGAAGTGGCCCATCGCTCCTGTACCGCCTGCCTGATTTCCCATATCGCCATGAAGCTCCCCCGGAAACTGCGGTGGGATCCTCTCAATGAGCGGTTCAGGAATGATGATGAGGCCAACGCCATGCTGTCCAGGCCGCAACGATATCCCTACAAATTGTCGCAGGTGCCGGGCTTGCTGAAAAAGTGA